CGGCGCCGTTGCGCGTGACGCCGTTGCGCACCCGGCCGATGAAGTATTCGTCGGTTTCCGGTTCGAGGTCGAGCAGGCGCAGATCGGGTGCGATGCCGCCCGAGACGGCGCCGAGGCCGTGGCAGCGGGCGCAGTTCTGGGTGTACGCCGAATCGCCGATGCGGATTGCTTCCTTGTCACCGCGGTAAGGATTGACCGTCTGCCAGTCTTCGCCGAGCTGCTTCAACGACGACGTATCGACTGCCTGCGGCGTCACGTCGCCGTGTGCGTGCGCAACTCCTGCGGTGGCCGCGAACGCAAACGCTGCCGTGAATGCTCCGACTCGCAGTCCGCGCGCCAGGGTCTCCTTGTAATTGTGCATTTCCACCGTCCTGTTTCCTTATGGCTGAAGTGATTCGGATCATACTGCCGTCGGTGCGGCATGACCTGTTACTGCAAGGCCTGTGCCACTCTCGCAGCTGCCTTGCCAACTGCCCCGCCCCCGGCCGCAAACCGCACGGCGACTGGAAGAATGCAATGGCATGAAGGTTGCTAACCATGTTTCACGCTGCTGTGAAGCTGCTTGCTTCAAGGTGGGGCAGGTGCTACTTTTTGGCGCACAGGGGCGCTCATAAAAAACATGCCTCGTACGGCGGGCGGGACAGGAGGAGGAGACGATGGTATTGCCGCAATTGCGGGACCGGCGTGACAACGCGCTGGTCGACGCGCGCCGGTTTTTCTTCGAGCATGGCGAAGTGCCCGAGTCGGGGCTTGCGCCGCCGCTGCTGCGTTCCTGGCAGCGCTGCCGCTCGACCGGACTGGATCACCTCAACAAGCATTCCTCTGATCCGGAAGGTCGCGCCGGGCTGTCCGAAGCGCGCGAGCGCAGCGCACAGCTGCTGGAGCACGCCGGCGGGATCATGGAGCACGTCTTCGAGCAGATCCGCGCCTCCGGCAGCATGGTGATCCTCGCCGACATCCACGGCATGATCCTTCATTGTCTCGGCGACGCCGATTTCCTCGGCCGCGCGCAACGCGTCGCGCTGCAGCCGGGCTCTTCGTGGGACGAAGCGGAGCGCGGCACGAACGCGATCGGCACCGCGATCGTGGAACGTACACCTGTCGAAGTTCTCGGCGCCGAGCACTATCTCGAACGGAACGGCTTCCTGACCTGCAGCGCATCGCCGGTGTTCGATGCGCGCGGGCAACTGGCCGGCGTGCTCGACATTTCGGGCGACTACCGCAGCCAGCAGCGGCATACGCTCGGCCTCGTACGGCTGTCGGTGGAACTGCTCGAAAAGCGGCTGTTCGAGGCGGAATTCGCGAGGGAGATCCAGATCGCGTTCCATTCGCGGCCGGAATACGTCGGCAGTCTGCAGGAAGGAGCGCTCGCGGTCGGCGAGGACGGCCGGCTCCTCGGTGCCAACCCGGTCGCGCGGGAAGCGCTGGGGCTGGGCGTCGGATTTGTTCCGGCGCCGGTTTTCAACAACTTGTTCAGGCTCGGTCTGGGGCAGGTGCTCGACCGCGCGGCGAGCGCCGGCGACGCGTTGCTGATGCTCGAGATGCGGCGCGGCGACACGGTGTACGCCCGCGTGCGCGTGCCACGCGGGCCGCGCACTGCAGTTCCCGCCACCGGACTCGCGGACCGCGCCGCCGAGCCGCGGCGCACGGTGCCGAAAGCGGGCGAGGCGGGCGGCAACGCGATCACGCTCGAGTGCCTCGCGACCGGCGACGAGCGGCTGCAGCTCGCACTCGATCGGGCGCGCCGGGTGCAGGGCAAGGACATTCCGCTGCTGATCCAGGGCGAATCGGGTGTCGGCAAGGAACTCTTCGCGCGAGCTTTCCACAACAGCGGAACGCGGCGCGACGGCCCGTTCGTCGCGCTGAACTGTGCGGCGATTCCCGAGAACCTGATCGAATCCGAACTGTTCGGCTACATCGGCGGCGCTTTCACCGGCGCGCGCCGGGAGGGGCGGTCGGCAAGATCCAGCAGGCGCACGGCGGCACGCTGTTCCTCGACGAAATCGGCGACATGCCGCTCGGCATGCAGGCGCGGCTGCTGCGCGTGCTGCAGGAACGCTGCGTATCGCCGATCGGCTCGCTCAAGACGACGCCGGTCGACCTGTCGCTGGTCTGCGCGACGCACCGCATGTTGCGCGACGCGGTGAAACAGGGGCTGTTCCGCGAGGACCTCTATTACCGCGTCAACAGCCTCACCGTGACGCTGCCGCCGCTGCGCGAGCGCACCGACATCCGCTCGATCGTGACGAAGATTCTCGCCGCCGAGGCCGAGGCGAGCGGCGCGCGCGCAGCGGCGATCACGATCAGCGGCGAGGTCATGGACTTCTTCGAACGTTACGCCTGGCCGGGCAACGTGCGGCAGCTGCAGAACGTGATCCGGGTCGCGGTCGCGCTGCTCGACGACGAGTCCGAGATACGGCCGGTGCATCTGCCCGAGGAATTGTTCGGCATCGACGGGGACGGCGAGCACGAAGAGCGCTCGGGGCGGGCCGCTGAGCCGCCCCCCCGGACGGCTGTCGGCGGCAACGTCGTGCGCAGTCTCGACGAAATCGAACTCGACGCGGTCGCGACCGTGATGCGCGAGGTGGGCGGCAACGTCTCGGCCGCGGCACGCCGCTTGGGCGTCAGCCGCAACACGTTGTATCGCAAGCTCGGGCGGATGAGCTGAGCGTTCAGAATCGATAGCTCGCCCGCACCCCGGCGTACCAGCTGCGCTCCGGCCCGGGTTCGTAGAACCGGCCGTTGCCGTCGCCGACGATCACCGAAGCGATGTGCTCGCGGTCGAACAGGTTGTCGAGCCGCAGCATCTCGTTGAACGTCCATGGGCCGGATTTCTGTTCCGCGGTGAAGCGCAGGTTCACCAGCGCGTGGCCCGGTGCGGCGCGCTCGAAGTTGGTATCCTCGACGTACACCTTGCTGCGATAGAGTGCCTCGAGTGCCGTCGCGACTCCGTCGACGGGAGTCCATTCGAGTTCGGCGTAAGCCGACAGCGCAGGAATGCCGGGCAGGCGCCTGCCATCGGCGATCGTCTTCGCCGCCGCGCCGCTGCCGGTCACGAAAGTTTCGTCGTAGATCGCCTGCAGCCGCGTCACCGTGACCCGGCCGCGCCAGTTGCGCGACAACTCGCTGTCGAGCGCGAGCTCGACGCCTCGGCGCAGCGTCGTGCCGGCATTCTTGAACACGGTGCGCCCGCCGGAGCTGCTCTCGACGACCAGTTCGTCGTCGGTGCGCACCTGGAACAGCGCAGCGTTGAGCCGCGTGTTGTCGCCGACGAAAGCTTTGACGCCCAGTTCGAGCTGCGTGCTGGTCGCAGGTTCGAGGCCGAAATTGAAGCCGGCGGCGCCGCCCGCGCCCGAATACGCGAGTTCGGTCATCGTCGGGGTCTCGAAGCCACGCGCGGCGCTGCCGTAAAAGTTCAGCGCCGGGCTCAGCTTGTAGACGACGCCGAGCGCCGGAGTCGTCTCGCGGAAAGTCAGCTCGCCGCTGTCGTCGCCGTTCGCGAGGTAGTCGTCATCGACGTCGAACTTCACGCGGCTGTGGCGCAGCCCCGCGGTCCATTGCCACGCCCCCTGTTCCCAGGTCGTCTGCACGTACGGATCGATGCTCGTGACCGTGTCCGTCTCGTCGCGGCGCAGCCGGCCTTTGACGCCGAGCGTCGTGCCGACGAAGTTCTCGAAGCCCTGGCGGTCGTCCTCGGAGCGGTCGAGGTCGAGGCCCGCGGTGAACGTCAGCTTGCCCGCTCCGAGCTCGCGGCGGCCGATCCAGCGTGCGCCGACGCCGTGGAAGTCGCGGTCGAAATCGATGACGCCGCCGGAATGCCGCGGGTTCGCTTGCGGGCCGGCCGGGATCGACTGGTATTGCGTCACGCTGCGCTGCCCGGCATACGCGACCAGCTGCAGACGGTCGTCGCCGAAGCGCCGCTCGTAAGTCGCGCCGCCCTGAAAGTGGTCGATGCGCTTGCGCGTATCGAATAGTTCGGCGACCGGTTCGGCGGCGCGCGGGTCGCGCCGGTAGGTGGCCCACGTCAGGCCCAGCGGGTCTTCGGTGTCGGGCTGACGCAGGCCGCTTGCCGTCAGTGTCAGCCGGCTGTCGGCGTCCGGCGTGAAGTTCAGCTTCGCGAACGCCTGCTCGCGCGTCGCCGCGCTGTGGTCTCGATAGCCGTCGGTGTCGAAGCGCGACGCATCGAGCAGGTAGCCGACGCCGTCCTTCTCGCCTTCGCTGCCAACTCCGATCCGGGTCGTGCCCCAGGCGCCGGCGAGGGCGCCGCCGCGCACGCTCGGCGCGCCTTTCGGGTCGCGCGAAAAAAGCTGGATCACGCCGCCGGCGTGGTTGCCGTAGATCGTCGAGAACGGTCCCCGCAGCACTTCGATGCGCTCGGCGACGTCGAGATTGAACGTCGCCGCCTGGCCCTGGCCGTCGGGATTGCTCGCCGGGATGCCGTCGGCGATGAGCTTCACGCCGCGCACGCCAAACGCGGAGCGCGCGCCGAAGCCGCGGATCGAGATCTGCAGGTCCTGGGCGTAGTTCTGGCGGTTCTGCACGACGAGTCCGGGAATGCCGGCGAGCGCTTCGGAGGCGTTGACGCCC
Above is a genomic segment from Azoarcus sp. PA01 containing:
- a CDS encoding TonB-dependent receptor yields the protein MNRPSSTSNRDTPRPRLRRVALALLSGLASIGSAPVFAADPAPVLNPVVVTGSRVETESFDLPFSVDVVDMAKVQAGNPGVNASEALAGIPGLVVQNRQNYAQDLQISIRGFGARSAFGVRGVKLIADGIPASNPDGQGQAATFNLDVAERIEVLRGPFSTIYGNHAGGVIQLFSRDPKGAPSVRGGALAGAWGTTRIGVGSEGEKDGVGYLLDASRFDTDGYRDHSAATREQAFAKLNFTPDADSRLTLTASGLRQPDTEDPLGLTWATYRRDPRAAEPVAELFDTRKRIDHFQGGATYERRFGDDRLQLVAYAGQRSVTQYQSIPAGPQANPRHSGGVIDFDRDFHGVGARWIGRRELGAGKLTFTAGLDLDRSEDDRQGFENFVGTTLGVKGRLRRDETDTVTSIDPYVQTTWEQGAWQWTAGLRHSRVKFDVDDDYLANGDDSGELTFRETTPALGVVYKLSPALNFYGSAARGFETPTMTELAYSGAGGAAGFNFGLEPATSTQLELGVKAFVGDNTRLNAALFQVRTDDELVVESSSGGRTVFKNAGTTLRRGVELALDSELSRNWRGRVTVTRLQAIYDETFVTGSGAAAKTIADGRRLPGIPALSAYAELEWTPVDGVATALEALYRSKVYVEDTNFERAAPGHALVNLRFTAEQKSGPWTFNEMLRLDNLFDREHIASVIVGDGNGRFYEPGPERSWYAGVRASYRF
- the pedF gene encoding cytochrome c-550 PedF — translated: MEMHNYKETLARGLRVGAFTAAFAFAATAGVAHAHGDVTPQAVDTSSLKQLGEDWQTVNPYRGDKEAIRIGDSAYTQNCARCHGLGAVSGGIAPDLRLLDLEPETDEYFIGRVRNGVTRNGAVYMPPFEGTLSQEAMWAIRAWLETVREE